The nucleotide sequence CCCTTCCTTCCAGCTTAAATGATTTTCGCTTGGGCCAAGTTGACTCCTGGCTGAACAACCTCTTAATATGCCGCTAAACTAACTAAGCAAGGTGCTCCTGCCCGGGCTCTTGTTTCCTAACACTAAAGAGCCTCTTTGTGCTGTGAATATGTTTGTACCAGCCCGTCCACACACTCAGACGGAGGAAAATTTCCAGCCAAATAGTCTTTCAAGGGCTCTATGTTAAGGATGGTGATTTATAAACAACCCTCAGAAGTAAGGTGGTTCTTAGTAGTAGTAATACATTCTCCAGGCTGCCCTATTGTACTATTTCTATTAAGATACTTTTAGTCTACAGCGCAGCCTCCCTACCCCCAGTCGTTTATTTTCAAGATAAAGCTTTGGTCTCCActtaaaaatgggaaatgaactCTTCACCACGGCTAACCCGGGTACAGCTCATTCCGAAGAGATCCGCATACAGTTCCACCATGTCCTTCTTTCCTGTTCGGGCAGCAACTTGGTTATCTTTTTGTTAGCGCGCAGAAAACGGAGTCGCTGGAGCTGATCTGTAAACACTCCTGTCCCCCAGTGCCTGGGGAAGCCTAACAGCGCCGGACTGCCGTGGTTTTGTGATTTGCAAGCCCTGGAATTCTTTGCTGGGTGTTTTGTCCCAGGTAGCACCTGCTGCTGGGGCAGGTTGGGAATTTCCAGAGCCTCTTGTCCTTCCCAGAGGGCAGCAGCACCCGGCATCATCACCCTCTTGTATTGTGGCCCGGGAGCCGCGAGTTTCCCCGGGGCTGCTGCGGAATCGCACCCGCTCGGATCTTTCCAGGGCCTCCCTTGTATCTACCAACCGGCAGGCTCTGGTTCATTTTTAAACTGTCGCTAACgaagttgcattttaaaaaaaaccgtATGGAGTCGGCGCgtggatgcgggggggggggggggaggaattcaCCACCAGTCAACAGAGCGGCATTGATGAAGCGCTAGTGTGACTTACAGAGCGAACAAATTACTGTGGTAAAGTGATCTCACTCTTGTACCAATGCCATCCTTGCAATCCAGCCCGTGCTTAACGATATTCCGCTCAACAGCTCGCGCTCTGCGGAGCGCGTGCGTGCACCAAAGCAAACAGCGTTTAAAGCATGCAACCAGCCAGCCAGGTTTGCAATGATGCAAGCAACAGGAGAACAACATGCATCTCCTCCAGGACTTGCATTGTGTATGGCCAGAGTGGAGTGTACTTGCTTCTCCTGTGTTAGCAGGGTCGGTGCGCTGAGAATCATCCCCTCCCCCGCATCTTCCCCCCTCCATGTGGTTGCGAGCAGCCAAGCGCCTTTTCCCCCCTTAGAGTTTGGTTACAAAAAAGGGAGCGAGCGGTTGTGGGGCGGAGTGTCGGCGCCGCGGCTGCGGCCAATCGGCGGTTCCCCCGGAGCCGGTTGCTAGCGGTCTCCACGTAAATCAAAGCGGtgggagccaatgggagggcgCGGGTGGGAGGAGCCGGGACGCGTGCCTTTGCAGTGGGCTCTGCCAAGAGGACTTGGGGGGGGAGCGAGAGGAGAGAGGAGCCCGAGGCGAAAAAGTAGCTGTCAAATGCGCGGCTCCTTTAACCAGAGCGATCAGTCCGGCTCGGAGAGTCATGGCGACCACAGCGTCTAACCACTACAGCCTGCTCACCTCCAGCTCCTCCATGGTGCATGCGGAGCCGCCGGGGAGCATGCAGCCGGGCGCCGGCTACAGGGATGCACAGACGCTGGTGCAGGCGGACTACACGCTGCAGAGCAACGGGCACCCGCTCAGCCACGCTCACCAGTGGATCACGGCGCTGTCCCACggcgggggaggcggcggcggcggggactCGCCCTGGTCCACCAGCCCCCTGGGCCAGCAGGACATCAAGCCCTCGGTGGTGCAGTCCGGGGGCCGAGGGGACGAGctacagcagcaccagcagcagcagcaccagcaacagcagcaggggagacCGCCCCACCTGGTGCACCACGCCGGCAGCCACCACGCCGCCGCCGGGGCATGGAGGACGGGCGCCTCGGCTCACCTGCCGCCCAGCATGGCCTCCTCCAACGGGGGGCAAGCGGGGCTGCTCTACTCCCAGCCGCCGGGCTTCACGGTCAACGGGATGCTGAGCTCCGGCCAGCCGGGCTTGCACCACCACGGCCTGAGGGATGCCCAcgatgagcagcagcagccgcagcaCCACGGCGGGGAGCACCCCGGGGGGCACCCGCAGCAGCACCCTccgcaccagcagcagcagcaccccgggggcggcggcgggggccACCACGACCCCCACTCGGACGAGGACACGCCGACCTCGGACGACCTGGAGCAGTTCGCCAAGCAGTTCAAGCAGCGCCGGATCAAACTGGGATTTACCCAAGCGGACGTGGGCTTGGCCCTGGGCACCCTGTACGGGAACGTCTTCTCGCAGACCACCATCTGCAGGTTCGAGGCCCTGCAGCTGAGCTTCAAGAACATGTGCAAGCTGAAGCCTTTGTTGAACAAGTGGTTGGAGGAGGCGGACTCGTCCTCGGGCAGCCCTACCAGCATAGACAAGATCGCAGCCCAGGGGCGCAAGAGGAAAAAGCGCACCTCCATCGAGGTGAGCGTCAAGGGCGCCCTGGAGAGCCACTTCCTCAAGTGCCCCAAGCCCTCTGCCCAGGAGATCACCTCGCTGGCGGACAGCCTACAGCTGGAGAAAGAGGTGGTGCGAGTGTGGTTTTGTAACAGGAGACAGAAAGAGAAACGCATGACTCCCCCGGGCGGGACTCTGCCCGGAGCCGAGGATGTATATGGGGCAAGTAGGGACACTCCACCACACCACGGGGTGCAGACGCCTGTGCAGTGAACTCACATGGGGGTTGGCGGGGGGGAATtgtccccccccattcccactcctccaacttttgattgtttttttttttgctttttttaacgTTTTCTCCtatcttaaaaaacagaacaacaacacacacacaaaaacctgcaCTGGACTATCCCCTAAACGGTAGCAGGTGAAATGATGTGTTTTGATCTTTACAGGCGAGTGCCCATGCAATGGAGTGGAGTGAGTATCACACACAAACAGACACGAGACAGGCAGATACACGCACAGTGTCAGGCACTGAGagaaaattttacaaaaaaaccctctatgAATTACGAAACAAGAGTGGAATCGACTCTGAGCCCTGCTAAACACAAAGGCAGCTTTAATCTTGGAATGATGCTCAGTATAGGCACATGCTGCTGTGTTTATTTGATGTGGCTCCCCAttaggaataaaaaataaatcccttTTGATGTAGACAGTATTTAACCGTTTGAATTTGCACTGCAAGAAAATTGAAGTTTAcattaacaaatacattttttcctaCCTTGATTTTGCAAATGACTTGCATTTCCCACGGTGAGCGTTAGGCAACCATTGACCGACCAGTCTACAAAATGTTACTGTGTTATAGCCCTTGCTTTCTTAATGTGTATATGTGAACTTTTGTTATAAACAAGTCTTCTTACATATGTGTaatgtttattttctccttttaccatagcaaatatatataaacacaaacaACTTCCACTTTCAAGAGATCTGACTCTCACAAACGCTTAAGACGTGCCTTCGGAGGCAAGAGTCCAGTCTGGAAGAGAATAATGAAAACCAATAACGTAAACTTCATTTTCAGGCAGTGTTTCGGGGTTGGggacagtaaaagaaaaaatgaatagaGACTAATTGCTTCATTTTAGGGAGGAAGACCCGTTGTGAAAGTACTCGGAGGAAATGTTGTGGAGGTTAAATGTATGTCCAGAGTTTTCCAACAGAAAGAAAGTGATACTTTGAAGAAAACCGGGGGGAGGGGATATTTAACTTCAGACACCCCATATGTAAAGTTCTCTGTGTGCTTTTAGTATTCCTAATTACATCGCACTGGAGTATATGTGTTGATGTCAGCCTCTAAACTTGGTTTTATTGAGCGGTTTCAACAAAAAGATACAAACAGAAAGAACGGAGAACTTGCATATATATACGTAACACATAGCACACTGCATATCTCTAGTGCATTTTATTGTTGCTTTactttccatatttatttttctgctcATATATAAAAACCCCACGCCCTTTGCTCAACTCGCTGCTCCATTCATTGCACGGGAGGACTAGTTTAAGTTGGGCAGCCTTGTCTCTTTCACTGGGGGGGGGACCAAATGGAGTGGGGAAATGCCATTTTCAATTCATCTTTTCTCCCCATCGTTGATAGCTTTAAAGTGCATTTCTTGACATTAGCTCGACGGGAAACGGTTAACTTtccaaaaacacaaacacaaaaggcTATGGAGAGGAGTACAGAAGAGAAAACTTGAAACAGTGGCTGTGTAtgagatggcggggggggggaggctttaaACTGTGCTAAATACAAATTCACACATGAACTATGTAATCAGCACAAAAGGCTGCTGTCatagaaaaaaaagctttttcatAATCTGAAAAGTTTGCTTAGCTGAGTGTTTGGCAATTATGGAGAAAAACGTGAAACGTTCTCTCGATCAGCTCAACAGTGAATTCAGTAGGTAGGGCTTTAGAATATGTTTCTCATTGTCTTTTTAAGCGCCTGTCATATTTGGTTGTCTCTTAT is from Dermochelys coriacea isolate rDerCor1 chromosome 3, rDerCor1.pri.v4, whole genome shotgun sequence and encodes:
- the POU3F2 gene encoding POU domain, class 3, transcription factor 2 — its product is MATTASNHYSLLTSSSSMVHAEPPGSMQPGAGYRDAQTLVQADYTLQSNGHPLSHAHQWITALSHGGGGGGGGDSPWSTSPLGQQDIKPSVVQSGGRGDELQQHQQQQHQQQQQGRPPHLVHHAGSHHAAAGAWRTGASAHLPPSMASSNGGQAGLLYSQPPGFTVNGMLSSGQPGLHHHGLRDAHDEQQQPQHHGGEHPGGHPQQHPPHQQQQHPGGGGGGHHDPHSDEDTPTSDDLEQFAKQFKQRRIKLGFTQADVGLALGTLYGNVFSQTTICRFEALQLSFKNMCKLKPLLNKWLEEADSSSGSPTSIDKIAAQGRKRKKRTSIEVSVKGALESHFLKCPKPSAQEITSLADSLQLEKEVVRVWFCNRRQKEKRMTPPGGTLPGAEDVYGASRDTPPHHGVQTPVQ